In Eriocheir sinensis breed Jianghai 21 unplaced genomic scaffold, ASM2467909v1 Scaffold17, whole genome shotgun sequence, the genomic window cagcagtaacacacacacacacacacacacacacacacacacacacacacacacacacacacacacacacacacacacacacacacacgcctaaaaATATAATTACATGTCCTCTCTATTGTTAATATTTTagagcaagcgagagagagagagagagagagagagagagagagagagagagagagagagagagagagagagagagagagagagagagagagagagagagagagaagggggagggggggactgcTGTGTGAGGGCGGCTATCAAAGACCTTCACATGATTACTCTTGTCAGGTgtgatgggaaggtgaagggagggagaggaaggggaggaaagggggaggatgggagagatgATTGGGGAGGGAACTTTAGGCGATGGAATAATGGtttggaggtgaggaagggaggaggaggaggaggaggaggagaaggaggaaagaaggaagaaaggaagctaaGGTGTTTGTGTCAGTGGAGGGAAAATATTGTGTgtttggaagaaagggaaaggaggaagcgatgatgatgatgatgatgatgatgatgatgaactagtactatttctctttttttttgtgtctatagcgctggtaggcttcttgaTGGGGTCTTTTGGTCGGCCCCAGAGTTTTATTagcgcaggcaagtttttatagtggcgccaccttgcttggctcatgctctttccttcctcccccgttcccttctcttcctctttctcctccattccctccccttccctttctctttctcctcctgtcttccccttccttccccgttccctccccttcccttctctttccccttcctatcttcccctttctccccctccttccttcccctcactcacccGTCACTGGAGGCCTCAACAAGAAGAGCGGGTCCTGTGCCTGGTGGGGGGCGCTGGGGGCCTTGTAAACCACGCTGGGGGCCGCGACCCCTCCACACGCTAACCCCGAGGTCACACGCGGGGTCACCAAGGTGTACCCTCTTGATTGTACACACCACCCCCGGGCTCAGTTCCTCCCgtgccctccccccacccctccgcccctgccctccccacccctccGCTCCCCACCACGTTGCAGCCCCAAGCGAATGGGTGATGTGCTCATGTCcaccccctcgtcctcctcctcctgtgggtgAAGTTTTGGGGTgttaggggtgaggggagggggaagggtggtgggtgagtaaagaaggaggggggcacacacacacacacacacacacacacacacacacacacacacacacacacacacacacacacacacacacacacaatggcattcatcaatcattcccttccctttcctcctccctttcctctcctttttcttcctcccttcttcccttccttttgttttcctcctcttcccttttctctccttccttaccttcttcattcatttctcttccattccttccttccattatttccttccctttccttctctttcctcctccttttacttcctctttctcttcctcccctcttccattttttcctcttcccttccttccttccctctcctttcctcctcgctatccatcctctttctcttcctcccttctcctcttctccccttcctccctcgttcattccctttccattcctcccttcccttcccctcacacacgcacacacgcacgcactcaccggGTGGCCGTCTAGCAGCGGGGTCAACTTCTCTCTCGTGGTAAAAACAGGTTTGGTCAGACCGCCCCGAGACGCTGGGCTGAAGAAGTAGAGAGAGCGACCCCCGACCTTCgtcctgtagagagagagagagagagagagagggagagggggagagggggtgagatTGCGAGGTATTtgtcagtttttgttttgttttgttttgatttttgtgtGAGGGGAAAAATATTTTTATATTGTTCGATGTTATGATGTAAAAATGTGGGTTActgcttctgtttctttcttttccttctttttccttcccttcccttcccttcccttcccttcccttccctttccctcccttccctttctttctcttcccttcccttctcttccctttcctttccttcccttcccttcccttctcttcccttcccttcccttccttcccttcccttcccttcccttcccttcccttccctatagaAACCCTACTATCTCTATGCATATATATCAATCAATTTctctatctcttatctctctccctgtatctatctatctatctatctatccctcttaCTTGTGACTAAAGACCACATGCTCCGTCGTGATGTGGCGTGGCAGGAGGCGGTGGAGCAGCTGGTGGACATAGGGGCTGCAGTTGACAACGCTGGCAGGAGGCTTaacgtggtggaggtggtggtggaggaggctgtggtggtggtggtggtggtggatggacgctgtggtgctggtggtggaggttggtGTTGCGAGTGGTGAGGAGGGGGTTGTactattggtgttggtggtgatggtggtggttgttgtggtggtgatctTCCTGCTagactgctgctgttgttgctgctgtacaTGCCGCTTgccgctccttccttcccctgctgtgcgagagttacatagatttacatagaccaCACAGAGCCTATGGTCCAGACGAGGTGGTTTGCCCCTCAGTCTAAAAAACGCTTCAATCAGTAAAGTAAATAAAGGCCCATTAGTTTTGATAAATGGCCATCAGAGTTTAATAAATGGCCATcaaagagagatatagatagatagatagataaatagatagatagaaatagacagatatagataaagagaaatgTTAAATTTGTAATAGtgaaagtagtagcagtagtagtagtagtagtagtagtagtggtggtggtggtagtagtagtaatagtagcagtagtagtagtggtagtagtagtagtagcagcagtagtagtagtagtatcagtagtagtagtaactgctATATAACAACAacttcaataacaacaacaacaacaacaaaaataactatTGCACACTTTTACCTTAACTAATaaagggaagcagaaaggaaaaagttCTGAGGCtctggagaaaagagaggaaagaaagtaaagaggacaagggaagaagagggaaaacaaaaagaaaaaaggagagaagggaagagagaaaataagatgaaggtatgaaaattagagagaaagaaaggaaggaaggaagaataggagggatggagattgagaaagagaaagaaaggaaggaaggatgaaaggacagagagagagaaaagcaaataaggaaggatgaaaggagagaaagaagagataaggaagatggaagaagaaagaagagaaagaaaggataaaaggagagaaggaaactttagaatgaaagaagagaaaaaaaaagaaagataaaaagactgAAAAACAGAACAATGGAAAGAGGGAAACTTCTAAGatagtggatgagagagagagagagagagagagagagaggattctccctctcctcttacttAAGGAAAATTAGTCTTTTGATCTacttatttagagagagagagagagagagagagagagagagagagagagagagagagagagagagagagagagagagagagagagagagagagagagagagagagagagaatcccttcATCACCCAGGTAAAAAGCCATAGGAAACTGACgtcacacctgagagagagagagagagagagagagagagagagagagagagagagagagagagagagagagagagagagagagagagagagagagagagagagagagagagagagagaaacccacccTACCTGGGAGTAAATGAAATATTATGGGAGAAACCCGCAGACTTtcacgcaaaaataatttaaacctccaccatcaccaccaccgccaccgtcatcaccgccaccaccaccgtcatcaccaccaccaccaccaccaccaagattacGTTTTCTTTGTGGACAGGCAAATGAGGGCCCGTGTAGGGATAACCTTAATAATCTGGGTCATAGAAAACCGGaggtgattattattatgatctttCAGGGGTAATTATTTACGCCCTAGTGGCggcggtagtggtagtggtggtggtggtggtggtggtggatgtgatatTATAGACGAAattagacaaagaggaagagttaTAGAAGAATTAAAGGGTTGTtaaaagaatatgaaaaggaaaaagagaagaaagaggaggaggaggaggaggagaggaagatcagGCCTAGAATagtaaatgataaatgataatattgtaacagtagtagtagtagtagtagtagtagtaagctaGCTAGTGGAAGAAATAGTCGAAAATAGAAGTGGTAATAGTGAAGTTGTGGAGATGATATTTATATTTGAATCACCACacaccaaccatcaccaccaccccaccggtcaccaccaccaccaccacggccacctccaccaccaccaccaccacccccaccgccaccaccaccaccaccaccaccgcccccaccaccaccaccaccacccccaccactgccaccaccccgccactgccctcTCCTCCATTACCTAGTCCCCGTACTTTGGGTGCAGTGAGCTGAGGCGAGGTTGTTGATGACTGGATGACCCTCTTGAATGCCCTTCGTTAAGAGTGTGTCCCCtggcgcgtgagagagagagagagagagagagagagagagagagagagagagagagagagagagagagagaggtgaggagagagagagagagagagagagagagagagagaggtaggagagagggaggaatgtgaATTTAGATCTGTGGGAAGTTATCATTGCTTTGTTCTCTCCTCACTGAACAAAGAGATGAACcaactcacagacacacacacacacacacacacgcacacacacacacacacacacacacacacacagtcacacacacacttcttgacacacacacacagtgcttcTTGTCATTTCAAGAAGCAATTGTGAGAATGGCatcacacacacagtacacacacacacacacacattcatagaAGCTTAGactattcaggagagagagagagagagagaagaagaagagaaagaaagagaagaagagagaagagagagagagagaagagagagagagagagagaaatgtgcaggaagaggaagaagaagacaggaagtgACATTtgacgggaggaaaggagatatgggagagagagagagagagagagagagagagagagagagagagagagagagagagagagagagagagagagagagagaagagagagagagagaggcgtcagCCTTCTCTTAGATGCAGTTGTAACTCAGTTGCTGCtgacatttatatatatttctttctttttcttcttattttcttagttctctctctctctttcagtcctCTCTCAACATGGCGTCGCCTGTCTTCTTCACTACATCTTCTCCATCCTCCCAAGCAGAAACTTGGAAGGagttgagaagggaggaggaggaggaaggaggaggaggaggttgtctgAATGCTGTCATTCTGATAACCtgggtgatggaaggaaggagagagagagagagagagagagagagagagagagagagagaaggaagaaaggaggaggaagagatagaataaGGAGAAATGACGGATTGTGGAAAgttggacaaggaggaggaggaggaggaaggaggaggaggaggaggaggaggaggaggaggaggaggaggaggaggaggaggtaaaacagCGGAAGAATaattggaaggaggagggaaaaggaggaggaggaggaggaggatgaacagcggAAGAATAGTGAAAAAGAAGGCAgagtaagagagaagaaggaagagaaggagaagaaaaagcaggagatgatgaaagaatgaaaaatgtgaggaagaggaggaggagggaggaggagggaggaggagggaggaggagggaggaggaggagggaggaggaggaggaggaagagagagagagcccctAGAATTTGAAAGGGCATTCGGACAGGAGGTAACGATGAATACTCTAATGCACTTCCTCTGCTCTTCCTGAATAGAACAGAATTatgacacacatacatacatacatacatacatacatactatatAAGTTATTGAATTATACCTaaagccacctctctctctctctctctctttgacacaCATTGAGTTGATAGAAAACGTCTGATAtcggtgtcagagagagagagagagagagagagagaaagaaagaaagaagaagaagaagaagaagaaagaagaagaagaagaagaaagaagaagagaagagagagagaagaaacctGAAAAGTAAATTCAAATGTGCAGTGTCGAAACCCTTGAACTTTAACAAaatatgaccaccaccaccaccaccaccaccaccagctcaccaccaccacctggcctcaccaccaccaccaccaccaccacca contains:
- the LOC126990509 gene encoding uncharacterized protein LOC126990509 is translated as MALEYALSNLSPQMLLNIKSSAGEGRSGKRHVQQQQQQQSSRKITTTTTTTITTNTNSTTPSSPLATPTSTTSTTASIHHHHHHHSLLHHHLHHVKPPASVVNCSPYVHQLLHRLLPRHITTEHVVFSHKTKVGGRSLYFFSPASRGGLTKPVFTTREKLTPLLDGHPEEEDEGVDMSTSPIRLGLQRGGERRGVVCTIKRVHLGDPACDLGVSVWRGRGPQRGLQGPQRPPPGTGPALLVEASSDGRAGDGMAVAAGYNGEVMFLLPYSLLARADLEPRATEILVQDAMLSCVSESVVWFQVKSFTRRKVMPNTRQLSGQLHLSKLNLRSPDLKRLS